CAACTGGCACACGCTAGCTAGCAAAGCGTTTGCGCCGCATTTCCGCGTTTGGGCTTTAGACCTGCGGGGCCACGGCCGCTCGCCCCATGCTGAACCCATCGACTATCCCACCATGGCAGCCGATGTGCTGGCTTTCATGGACCGCCATCAGCTTGGCCGAGCGCACGTACTGGGCCACTCGATGGGCGGCAAAGTGGCGATGGAACTGGCGCTCCGTGCTCCCGATCGGGTCGATCGTCTCGTGGTCGTGGACATCGCCCCGCGTGCTTATGAAGCGCGCCACAACCACATTCTTCAGGCCCTCAGGGACATCGATCTTGCTCAGTACAATAACCGTCAAGCTATCGACAAGGCCCTGGCGGCCTCTATTCCTGAAGACAGCATCCGCCAGTTTCTGCTCAAAAACCTGCTCTATGATGCGGCCACGCAGACCTATCGCTGGCAGGTTGACCTGCAAGGCCTGATGCGCTACTATGACCGCATCAATGCGGCCATTAACAACCAGCGGCAGTTTACCGGACCGGCACTTTTTGTGCGTGGGGAGCGCTCCGACTACCTCACCGAATCCGATGCTACCCATATGCGCCGCCTGTTTCCCAGAGCCCAAATAGTCATCATTCCTGGGGCTGGCCACTGGGTGCATGCTGACGCTCCCGAGGCCTTTGCCCACACCGTAGTAACGTTTCTTCTCCAACCCGAAAGCTGATTTAGACCCGCTCTAGGCGCAGGCTACCTCGTCGTGGGTCAACGGCTTCGATGCGCACCTCGAGCAACGTGCCAGGAACCAGCACATCTCCCGTAGCCAATAGACCGCGCAAACCGTAGGGCTGCAGTTCGACGACATAGCCAGCTGGACGCCGTGCTACCACCAGCGCTTCAAATACCTGGTCGGTTTGTCGACTAAGCCACACCAACGCCCAGTAGCGGTTGACCTGTTGCTCTAAGGCCCGCGCTTCTTGCTCTGCTGCTTCAGCTGTAGCCAGCACTTCCAAAAGCTTTGTTGTATCGTAGGGTAAGGGGTCCCCTGCTAAAGCAGCCACAAGCTGGCGTTGAAGCACCAGATCGGCGTAGCGCCGAATCGGCGAAGTTATTTGCACATAGGCTTCAAGGCCCAAGCCCGCATGCGGCTGCGGGTGCGTCGAGAGGCGCGTGCGCCGCAGCCCCCGCAGCCGAGTCTCCAGCACGACTGGATCATAATCTAGGCATTGCCCCTCGAGCTCAGGGTCTTCCGGAGGGTCTTGTACCCGATAAATCATGGGTAACCCTTGATCAGCTGCCCAACGCGCGGCCGCGGCATTCGCCAGAATCATCCATTCGCTCACCAGCCGTCGTGCTGGCGTGTGCGGATCAATCACCTGCACGGTGATCGCTTCGCCTACAACCCGCACCTTGAGCTCTGGCCTGCGGATGATCAAAGCACCGCGGGCCAGTCGGGCTGCTGTAAGCTGCGTGCTCAGGTGAAAAAGCACGTGCAGGGCTTCGGCAAGCGCATGCGTAGCCTGCCCGCTAAGCAGGGCATCAACGGTTTCGTAGGTGAAGCCGTAAGCGATGCGCACCTGCCCACGGGTGAGTTGCGTCGCCTGAATTTGTCCCTGGGCATCGACAGTAACGACGACGCTGAGGCTTGGCCTGAGTGTTCCAGGACGTAGGCTAGCCAAATCGTAGCTGAGTCGCTCGGGCAGCATCAGCATGGGCCCATCAGGAAGGTAACGGGTTAGCCCGCGACGCTGCGCTTCAAGGTCCAGCACGTCCCCTGGCCGAACAAAGTAGGGGACGTCGGCCAGGTGCACGCCAATACGCCAACCGCCTTCGGGAAGGGGTTCTACGGTAAACGCATCATCGATTTCTTGCGTTGTAGCGTCGTCGATGTGGAATGCCTCCAAATGGGTAAAGTCAGTGCGGCCTTCCTCGGGGGCAAAAGGCATCAGCGCTCGAGCAGCAGCAAGCACTTCAGCAGAAAATTCCGGATCGATACCTGAAAGCAATGCCAAGCTGCTGCCGGAAGCTTCTAATCGGCCAGCACGGACCAGGATTTCCAGGGCGGCCTCACGCACCGTAAGCCCACGCTCGCGTGCCAACGTCTCGAGCACAGCTGCGGCTTCAGACGGTTGCCGCTGGCGCAGCAACGCCTCGAGCGCGTCGAGCAGTGCTGGCGAAGCCTCCACGCCCGCTGCGTCCCCAGCCTCTAAAAGCTGCGCAAGCTGCTGGCGGAGTGCTTCTCGCGCAGCGACTTGCTCCTGGCGACGCTGCTCGGCCAAACGCAAAGCCTCAACCTGTTCGGGCGTACGGGGCGCAAACGTTAACCCTTTACGTCCGAAATACAGCCTGTCGCGCAGCAGTGCCCGTAGCAAGGCAGACTGCTCCTGTGGACCGTCGGTGCCAAAATACAAGCGGGCAAGCGCCGGCAGTTCAAAGGATGCTCCTTCCCCACGGGCCGCCTCCCAAAGAAGGGCCAGGTCTATTTCCTCAGCACGCGCTTCCAGCTGCGCGATAAGCCCACGGGCCACTTCGGCCAACTGTGCTGTCGAAGCGGCTTGCTCATGGCAAAGCACAACACGGCGGATGGGTAACCGAATGCGACGGCCTGAAGGCGTAAGCGCCTGCAACCCATCGTTGCGTGCCTCCAAAACAAGCGCAAGCTGCGGCTGATCGTCTTCCAGGTACTCAATCAGTGTTCCCGGCTTCATAGCGTTTCCTTTTGTCTAAAGCCAACCATAGCCCAAACAGGCGGCCCTTTGTTAAATTATGGCGTTATGTCATTTTTGCATAACCTGCAGACCTGGCACGGTCTGTGCTAAACGCCTTTGACCACATACCTGAAATCTGGGGTTTGAGATTTAGCGACGCAGGGGGGATGCTATGGCGCAGATGCTCAAAGATTATTACGAAATCCTAGGCGTGCCTGAGACAGCTACCGAAGAAGAAATCAAA
This Rhodothermus bifroesti DNA region includes the following protein-coding sequences:
- a CDS encoding alpha/beta fold hydrolase, producing the protein MGTRKSINVMEAPAAPVDLAYRAYGTEGPALLILHGLLGSSGNWHTLASKAFAPHFRVWALDLRGHGRSPHAEPIDYPTMAADVLAFMDRHQLGRAHVLGHSMGGKVAMELALRAPDRVDRLVVVDIAPRAYEARHNHILQALRDIDLAQYNNRQAIDKALAASIPEDSIRQFLLKNLLYDAATQTYRWQVDLQGLMRYYDRINAAINNQRQFTGPALFVRGERSDYLTESDATHMRRLFPRAQIVIIPGAGHWVHADAPEAFAHTVVTFLLQPES
- a CDS encoding RNB domain-containing ribonuclease; translation: MKPGTLIEYLEDDQPQLALVLEARNDGLQALTPSGRRIRLPIRRVVLCHEQAASTAQLAEVARGLIAQLEARAEEIDLALLWEAARGEGASFELPALARLYFGTDGPQEQSALLRALLRDRLYFGRKGLTFAPRTPEQVEALRLAEQRRQEQVAAREALRQQLAQLLEAGDAAGVEASPALLDALEALLRQRQPSEAAAVLETLARERGLTVREAALEILVRAGRLEASGSSLALLSGIDPEFSAEVLAAARALMPFAPEEGRTDFTHLEAFHIDDATTQEIDDAFTVEPLPEGGWRIGVHLADVPYFVRPGDVLDLEAQRRGLTRYLPDGPMLMLPERLSYDLASLRPGTLRPSLSVVVTVDAQGQIQATQLTRGQVRIAYGFTYETVDALLSGQATHALAEALHVLFHLSTQLTAARLARGALIIRRPELKVRVVGEAITVQVIDPHTPARRLVSEWMILANAAAARWAADQGLPMIYRVQDPPEDPELEGQCLDYDPVVLETRLRGLRRTRLSTHPQPHAGLGLEAYVQITSPIRRYADLVLQRQLVAALAGDPLPYDTTKLLEVLATAEAAEQEARALEQQVNRYWALVWLSRQTDQVFEALVVARRPAGYVVELQPYGLRGLLATGDVLVPGTLLEVRIEAVDPRRGSLRLERV